One window from the genome of Engraulis encrasicolus isolate BLACKSEA-1 chromosome 16, IST_EnEncr_1.0, whole genome shotgun sequence encodes:
- the LOC134465504 gene encoding prostaglandin D2 receptor 2 has translation MKTRFLETSESRLCFIISTSIVVMAASLFNSSFSVVSAATSSASSGHAPELYCPLMQIMRSNTTVTAGTTAVVYIHGLVSILGILENALVLWVLGVRLRRKTVAAVWVLNLAMSDFLATLTLPLFTHYLHSGHSWELGAPLCSTQAFVFFLNMFVSAYMLAAISLDRCLLVARPVWSQNHRSVAAAWKVCLAGWLWAAANAVPYILFRSVIQQDTGPKLCYHNFARYSSPKRLERDCEVRQAATAVSKVLLAFVAPLAVITGSYLYFGLSLRARHRRRLRENSCVGLADSGGSAALTALKLSANVAATSERLSRGFTKMVASVIAAFILCWAPYHVFCLLEVAAPYRRSIRFTLMVQKGLPLATTFAFLNPVLNPIIYAFSCPHFCSRIRQSLSALLEGLVEEGGPVSVAGGLVKRRPTNRAGGGGSSFSNTPCSPTTPSLPRHTLSPQGSVNGCSFQKCPPDDTHTERFQTCPFQDTAADNGSVKFLSHGTSPSSS, from the exons ATGAAAACTCGATTTCTTGAGACATCAGAATCAAGATTGTGTTTCATCATTTCAACAAG CATCGTCGTCATGGCTGCCTCTCTCTTCAACTCCTCCTTCTCTGTGGTCTCCGCGGCCACCTCCTCCGCCTCGTCCGGCCACGCTCCGGAGCTGTACTGCCCGCTCATGCAGATCATGCGTAGCAACACCACAGTGACGGCGGGCACGACGGCGGTGGTCTACATCCACGGCCTGGTGTCCATCCTGGGGATCCTGGAGAACGCGCTGGTGCTGTGGGTGCTGGGCGTGCGCCTGCGCCGCAAGACGGTGGCGGCCGTGTGGGTGCTGAACCTGGCCATGTCGGACTTCCTGGCCACGCTCACGCTGCCCCTCTTCACCCACTACCTGCACTCGGGCCACAGCTGGGAGCTGGGCGCGCCGCTCTGCTCCACGCAGGCCTTCGTCTTCTTCCTCAACATGTTCGTGTCGGCCTACATGCTGGCCGCCATCTCGCTGGACCGCTGCCTGCTGGTGGCCCGGCCCGTGTGGAGCCAGAACCACCGCTCCGTGGCGGCCGCCTGGAAGGTGTGCCTGGCGGGCTGGCTGTGGGCGGCGGCCAACGCCGTGCCGTACATCCTGTTCCGCTCCGTCATACAGCAGGACACCGGCCCCAAGCTGTGCTACCACAACTTCGCGCGGTACTCCTCGCCAAAGCGGCTGGAGCGGGACTGCGAGGTGCGGCAGGCGGCCACCGCCGTCTCCAAGGTGCTGCTGGCCTTCGTGGCGCCGCTGGCCGTCATCACGGGCAGCTACCTGTACTTCGGGCTCAGCCTGCGGGCGCGGCACCGGCGGCGGCTGCGGGAGAACAGCTGCGTGGGCCTGGCGGACAGCGGGGGCTCTGCGGCACTCACCGCGCTCAAGCTCTCCGCCAATGTGGCGGCCACCTCGGAGCGGCTGTCGCGCGGCTTCACCAAGATGGTGGCGTCCGTGATCGCGGCGTTCATCCTCTGCTGGGCGCCCTACCACGTCTTCTGCCTGCTGGAGGTGGCTGCCCCGTACCGCCGGTCGATCCGCTTCACGCTGATGGTGCAGAAGGGCCTGCCGCTCGCCACCACCTTCGCCTTCCTCAACCCCGTGCTCAACCCCATCATCTACGCCTTCAGCTGTCCGCACTTCTGCTCGCGCATCCGCCAGAGCCTGTCGGCGCTGCTGGAGGGGCTGGTGGAGGAGGGCGGCCCTGTGTCGGTGGCGGGGGGGCTGGTGAAGAGGAGGCCCACCAACAGGGCGGGCGGTGGTGGCAGCTCCTTCTCGAACACGCCCTGCTCCCCGACCACGCCCAGCCTGCCCCGGCACACCCTCTCCCCGCAGGGCTCCGTCAACGGCTGCAGCTTCCAGAAGTGTCCCCCGGACGACACGCACACGGAGAGGTTTCAGACGTGCCCGTTTCAGGACACGGCTGCGGACAATGGATCTGTGAAGTTCCTCTCACACGGCACGTCTCCTTCCTCGTCGTAG